One window from the genome of Caloenas nicobarica isolate bCalNic1 chromosome 21, bCalNic1.hap1, whole genome shotgun sequence encodes:
- the LOC135997190 gene encoding olfactory receptor 14I1-like, with product MSNSSSITLFLLMEFGDTQELQFLHFWLFLGTYLAALLANGLIITTVACDQHFHTPLYFFLLNLSLLDLGCISTTLPKSMASCLWNTRAISYPGCAAQVFLFVFFISAEYFLLTVMAYDRYVAICKPLHYGTLLGSRACVHMAAAAWGTGFLHALLHTVNTFSIPLCKGNAMDQFFCELAQILKLSCSDAYLREFRLLVFSTFVYLGCFVFIMLSYVQIFRAVLRIPSEQGRHKAFSMCLPHLVVVSLFLSTALFACLKPPSISSASLNLVVSFLYSVVPPVVNPLIYSLRNQELQDAVWKLVTGCLPEATNCPCSSAYDT from the coding sequence atgtccaacagcagctccatcaccctaTTCCTCCTCATGGAGTTTGGAGATacacaggagctgcagttcttgcacttctggctcttcctgggaacATACTTGGCTGCTCTCCTGGCCaatggcctcatcatcaccaccgtagcctgtgaccagcacttCCACACCCCCCtatacttcttcctcctcaacctctccctcctcgacctgggctgtaTCTCtaccactctccccaaatccatggccagtTGCCTCTGGAACACGAGGGCCATTTCCTATCctggatgtgctgcccaagtctttctgtttgtctttttcatttcagcagagtattttcttctcacagtcatggcctacgaccgctacgttgccatctgcaaacccctgcactacgggaccctcctgggcagcagagcttgtgtccacatggcagcagctgcttggggcactgggtttctccatgctctgctgcacacggtcAATACATTTTCAATACCACTTTGCAAAGGCAATGCTatggaccagttcttctgtgaactTGCCCAGATCCttaagctctcctgctcagatgcctacctcagggaattTAGACTTCTCGTATTTAGTACTTTTGTCTAtttggggtgttttgtgttcatcatgctgtcctatgtgcagatcttcagggccgtgctgagaatCCCTTCTGAGCAGGGgcggcacaaagccttttccatgtgtCTCCCTCATCTGGTGGTGGTCTCCCTGTTTTTGAGCACTGCCTTATTTGCCtgcctgaagcccccctccatctcctccgCATCCTTGAATCTAGTGGTGTCATTTTTGTACTCTGTGGTGCCTCCAGTggtgaaccccctcatctacagcctgaggaaccaggagctccaggacGCAGTGTGGAAACTGGTGACTGGGTGCCTGCCAGAAGCTACAAATTGTCCATGTTCTTCAGCATATGACACATGA